From one Enterobacteriaceae endosymbiont of Donacia provostii genomic stretch:
- the dnaJ gene encoding molecular chaperone DnaJ — MAKKDYYDILGVSKNAEDREIKRAYKRLAMKFHPDRNPGNKDAENKFKEIKQAYEILSDSKKRTAYDQYGHAAFNQENINHTTDFSDIFGDVFGDIFGNSKTNQRSNKGADLKYLMEISLEEAITGIIKKISIPVLKNCDYCNGTGAQEGLLQKCYTCNGHGQIQMSQGFFTVQQTCPRCHGQGNFIKKPCFYCKGRGRLESNKILSVKIPSGIDTGNRIRLHGEGEIGKNGIAGDLYIEIKIKKHHLFIREGNNLYCELPISFVIATLGGTIKIPTLNGYVKLKIPEGTQTGKMFRIRNKGIKSIRRNSIIGDLLCKIIIETPINLNKKQKDILYKLDKSFHEYSNYNNNPKIKKFLENIKNFFYKIKN, encoded by the coding sequence ATGGCAAAAAAAGATTATTATGATATTTTAGGTGTTAGCAAAAATGCTGAAGATCGTGAAATTAAAAGAGCATATAAACGTTTAGCTATGAAATTTCACCCAGATCGTAATCCCGGAAATAAAGATGCTGAGAATAAGTTTAAGGAAATAAAACAAGCTTATGAAATTTTAAGTGATTCTAAAAAAAGAACTGCTTATGATCAATATGGACATGCTGCTTTTAATCAAGAAAATATAAATCATACAACTGACTTTAGTGATATTTTTGGAGATGTTTTTGGAGATATATTTGGTAATTCAAAAACAAATCAAAGATCTAATAAAGGTGCTGATTTAAAATATTTAATGGAAATTTCTTTAGAGGAAGCAATTACAGGTATAATAAAAAAAATTAGTATTCCTGTTTTAAAAAATTGTGATTATTGTAATGGTACAGGAGCACAAGAAGGTTTATTACAAAAATGTTATACATGTAATGGTCATGGACAAATACAAATGAGTCAAGGTTTTTTTACTGTACAACAAACTTGTCCTAGATGTCATGGACAAGGAAATTTTATTAAAAAACCTTGTTTTTATTGTAAAGGGAGGGGAAGATTAGAATCTAATAAAATATTATCAGTTAAAATACCTAGTGGAATTGATACTGGAAATCGTATTAGATTACATGGTGAAGGAGAAATAGGAAAAAATGGAATTGCTGGAGATTTATATATAGAAATTAAAATTAAAAAACATCATTTATTTATACGTGAAGGTAATAATTTATACTGTGAATTACCTATTAGTTTTGTAATTGCTACATTAGGTGGAACTATTAAAATACCTACATTAAATGGTTATGTTAAATTAAAAATTCCTGAAGGAACTCAAACAGGAAAAATGTTTAGAATACGTAATAAAGGAATAAAATCTATTAGAAGAAATAGTATTATAGGTGATTTATTATGTAAAATAATTATTGAAACTCCAATTAATTTAAATAAAAAACAAAAAGATATTTTATATAAATTAGATAAAAGTTTTCATGAATATTCTAATTATAACAATAATCCTAAAATAAAAAAATTTTTAGAAAATATTAAAAATTTTTTTTATAAGATAAAAAACTGA
- the dnaK gene encoding molecular chaperone DnaK, with the protein MSKIIGIDLGTTNSCVAIIDGNKPRVLENSEGDRTTPSVIAYAQDGEILVGQPAKRQAITNPKNTLFAIKRLIGRRFNDEEVQRDIKIMPYKIVESSNGDAWIDINGKKMAPPQISAEILKKMKKTAEDFLGTKVNEAVITVPAYFNDAQRQATKDAGKIAGLEVKRIINEPTAAALAYGLDKGKGNRIIAVYDLGGGTFDISIIEIDDVDGEKTFEVLSTNGDTHLGGEDFDSRIINYLVSEFKKDQGIDLKNDPLSMQRLKEAAEKAKIELSSTQQTDVNLPYITANSTGPKHLNIKLTRAKLESLVEDLVDQSIEPVKMALKDANLSVSDINDVILVGGQTRMPMVQNKVASFFNKEPRKDVNPDEAVAIGAAVQGGVLAGDVKDVLLLDVTPLSLGIETMGGVMTILINKNTTIPTKHSQVFSTAEDNQSSVTIHILQGERKRANDNKSLGQFNLDGISPAPRGIPQIEVTFDIDADGILHVSAKDKKSGKEQNITIQASSGLNKEEVEKMIRDAEANSESDRVFEELAKIRNEGDQLIHNTEKKLKELNDKINQEDKLKIQNAINELNNVIKTENKNDIQDKIQKLIELSSNIMNINQNNNTKNNNENNVKTNNENNVKTNNENNEVVDAEFEEVKDQKK; encoded by the coding sequence ATGAGTAAAATAATAGGTATTGATTTAGGTACAACCAATTCTTGTGTAGCTATTATAGATGGTAATAAACCAAGAGTTTTAGAAAATTCAGAAGGAGATAGAACTACTCCATCTGTTATTGCTTATGCACAAGATGGAGAAATTTTAGTAGGACAACCAGCAAAACGTCAAGCAATTACTAATCCTAAAAATACACTTTTTGCTATCAAAAGATTAATTGGTAGAAGATTTAATGATGAAGAAGTACAACGTGATATTAAAATTATGCCATATAAAATTGTAGAATCTAGTAATGGAGATGCTTGGATTGATATTAATGGTAAAAAAATGGCACCACCTCAAATTTCAGCAGAAATTTTAAAAAAAATGAAAAAAACTGCTGAAGATTTTTTAGGTACTAAAGTAAATGAAGCAGTTATTACTGTTCCTGCATATTTTAATGATGCTCAACGTCAAGCTACAAAAGATGCAGGTAAAATAGCAGGATTAGAAGTAAAAAGAATTATTAATGAACCTACAGCAGCAGCATTAGCATATGGTTTAGATAAGGGTAAAGGGAATCGTATTATAGCAGTATATGATTTAGGTGGGGGGACTTTTGATATTTCTATTATTGAAATAGATGATGTTGATGGTGAAAAAACTTTTGAAGTATTATCAACAAATGGAGATACACATTTAGGAGGAGAAGATTTTGACAGTAGAATTATTAATTATTTAGTATCCGAATTTAAAAAAGATCAGGGAATAGATTTAAAAAATGATCCATTATCTATGCAAAGATTAAAAGAAGCAGCTGAAAAAGCTAAAATTGAATTATCTTCAACACAACAAACTGATGTAAATTTACCTTATATTACTGCAAATTCTACTGGTCCGAAACATTTAAATATTAAATTAACAAGAGCAAAATTAGAATCTTTAGTAGAAGATTTAGTAGATCAATCAATTGAACCAGTTAAAATGGCTTTAAAAGATGCAAATTTATCTGTATCAGATATTAATGATGTTATTTTAGTAGGTGGACAAACTCGTATGCCTATGGTTCAAAATAAAGTTGCATCATTCTTTAATAAAGAACCACGAAAAGATGTTAATCCTGATGAAGCAGTAGCTATTGGTGCAGCAGTTCAAGGTGGGGTTTTAGCTGGAGATGTTAAAGATGTTTTATTACTAGATGTTACTCCATTATCTTTAGGTATAGAAACTATGGGTGGAGTAATGACTATATTAATTAATAAAAATACAACTATTCCTACAAAACATAGTCAAGTATTTTCTACAGCAGAAGATAATCAATCTTCTGTAACAATTCATATTTTACAAGGAGAACGTAAAAGAGCTAATGATAATAAATCATTAGGACAATTTAATTTAGATGGTATTAGTCCTGCTCCTAGAGGTATACCTCAAATAGAAGTAACATTTGATATAGATGCAGATGGTATATTACATGTTTCTGCAAAAGATAAAAAAAGTGGTAAAGAACAAAATATTACTATACAAGCATCATCAGGTCTAAATAAAGAAGAAGTTGAAAAAATGATAAGAGATGCTGAAGCTAATAGTGAATCTGATCGTGTTTTTGAAGAATTAGCTAAAATACGTAATGAAGGTGACCAACTTATACATAATACTGAAAAAAAACTTAAAGAATTAAATGATAAAATTAATCAAGAAGATAAATTAAAAATACAAAATGCTATTAATGAATTAAATAATGTTATTAAAACAGAAAATAAAAATGATATACAAGATAAAATACAAAAATTAATTGAATTATCTAGTAATATTATGAATATTAATCAAAATAATAATACTAAAAATAATAATGAAAATAATGTAAAAACTAATAATGAAAATAATGTAAAAACTAATAATGAAAATAATGAAGTAGTAGATGCTGAATTTGAAGAAGTAAAAGATCAAAAAAAATAA
- a CDS encoding leucyl aminopeptidase: MEYTVNKIVFPNKNPLDCIVLPIYEKYKLSKIAKKINIISNNYILNILKENNIEGKINQNIILYRIPNILCKRIFIIGCGIKNKINRNKNKLIINNTINILKKYSFKEVNWYLTDLKIYDLNLYWNIRDTIYLIEHNIYSFHKFKKNKYFFKTKIKFIITNNNDDTYHDAITHAKIINLGIKKAKDLANLPPNICTPKYLSKKAKELTKKYQNINVKIINIKNMKKLGMNTYLSVSRGAKNKPFISIIKYNNNYKSKPIILLGKGITFDSGGLSLKPSNNMEEMKYDMCGAAAVYGSLHIIAELQLPVNVIGILAGCENMPDGNSYRPGDIIKTLSGINVEITNTDAEGRLILCDILTYIEKYNPKYVIDIATLTGACVVALGTNISGLMSNSSKLSNKIIKASLEADDRVWKLPIDDINYFNQLKSNSADLINSSNHIAGAITAACFLSKFTKKYNWVHIDIAGTAWYYINNKAMASGRPINMLIQFLFNEIK, encoded by the coding sequence ATGGAATATACAGTAAATAAAATTGTTTTTCCTAATAAAAATCCATTAGATTGTATAGTTTTACCTATATACGAAAAATATAAACTTTCTAAAATTGCAAAAAAAATAAATATAATATCTAATAATTATATATTAAATATATTAAAAGAAAATAATATAGAGGGAAAAATTAATCAAAATATTATTTTATATAGAATTCCTAATATTTTATGTAAAAGAATTTTTATTATTGGTTGTGGTATTAAAAATAAGATTAATAGAAATAAAAATAAACTAATTATTAATAATACTATTAATATATTAAAAAAATATTCTTTTAAAGAAGTTAATTGGTATCTTACAGATTTAAAAATTTATGATCTTAATTTATATTGGAATATAAGAGATACCATATATTTAATAGAACATAATATTTATTCATTTCATAAATTTAAGAAAAATAAATATTTTTTTAAAACAAAAATAAAATTTATTATTACTAATAATAATGATGATACATATCATGATGCTATAACACATGCTAAAATTATTAATTTAGGTATAAAAAAAGCTAAAGATTTAGCTAATTTACCTCCTAATATATGTACTCCTAAATATTTATCAAAAAAAGCTAAAGAATTAACAAAAAAATATCAAAATATTAATGTAAAAATAATTAATATTAAAAATATGAAAAAATTAGGTATGAATACTTACTTATCTGTAAGTAGGGGGGCTAAAAATAAACCTTTTATATCAATAATAAAATATAATAATAACTATAAATCTAAACCTATAATATTATTAGGTAAAGGTATTACTTTTGATTCAGGAGGATTATCTTTAAAACCAAGTAATAATATGGAAGAAATGAAATATGATATGTGTGGTGCAGCAGCAGTATATGGATCTTTACATATAATAGCTGAACTACAATTACCTGTAAACGTAATAGGTATTTTAGCTGGATGTGAAAATATGCCTGATGGTAATTCTTATAGACCTGGTGATATTATAAAAACATTATCTGGTATTAATGTAGAAATTACTAATACTGATGCAGAAGGACGTTTAATATTATGTGATATATTAACTTATATTGAAAAATATAATCCTAAATATGTAATTGATATTGCTACTTTAACAGGTGCTTGTGTTGTAGCATTAGGTACTAATATTAGTGGTTTAATGTCTAATAGTTCAAAACTATCTAATAAAATTATAAAAGCTTCATTAGAAGCAGATGATCGTGTTTGGAAATTACCTATTGATGATATTAATTATTTTAATCAATTAAAATCTAACTCTGCTGATTTAATTAATAGTAGCAATCATATTGCAGGTGCAATTACTGCTGCATGTTTCTTATCTAAATTTACTAAAAAATATAATTGGGTTCATATAGATATAGCTGGTACAGCATGGTATTACATAAATAATAAAGCTATGGCTTCAGGAAGACCAATTAATATGTTAATTCAATTTTTATTTAATGAAATTAAATAA
- a CDS encoding valine--tRNA ligase: MVKKYNPKIFEQKIYNYWEKNNFLKNQFDDSKECFSIMVPPPNITGFLHIGHALQYTLIDILVRYNKMLGKNILCQVGLDHAGIATQILIEKKIFNETGKTKNHYSKKFLLDNIWKWKNKYSKIIFHQMKSLGLSTDWDKTRFTMDNKFIKSVRTIFITLYKKNLIYKKKRLIHWDLKLKTVISDLEVEHKKIQTKIWYIKYFFTEKIITLDKKNYLTVATTRPETLLADIAIAVNPLDKRYNNLIGKFVFVPIIKRKIPIIADNYAKITKGTGCVKISPAHDFNDYKIAIKHKLPLINILDLNGNILKTFQILNKNKNFININSNIPKNLQKIHFLKARKIIINEIINTGLLDICKTKYTLIPFSIRSNTITVPMLTDQWYLKTKMLSQDAINAVKKKKIVFFPKKYKNMFYSWMNNIQDWCISRQLIWGHKIPVWYDIKNNIYVGNNEKEIRKKYNLSQDISLKQDNNVLDTWFSSSLWTFITLNWPNNKKFFLFHPTNVIISGFDIIFFWISRMIMMTMYLVKDKNNVSQIPFKNIFLTGLIRDKKGNKMSKSKGNIINPIHFIQGTSDIKLIKKDKCYSFSDKNKIYGADALRFTLAALSSTGRDIYWDITRLEGYRNFCNKIWNASIFILKNIKYEFITIKKNLSLIDKWIWAEYHLIIENYTKALNTYRFDNASNILYNFVWNKFCDWYLEYSKIIFREKNQLNYTGTHYTLYNIFESLLRLSHPIIPFITEIIWQKIIKNKKNKTSIMIQSFPKINNDIFIEENIINIFNTFVNVITIIRNYRLEMNIKNNIKINLYIRNINDKFYLFLKKNISILKKFVNLNKIFFIEKDTHFPKKTLINNTKNIEFAIPLNNQIINQKKLLNKINEEINNNKKIMDYFKKNIQNTSFLSKAPKNIIKKYLQRFKKSKLLHKELLQKLFLIQNL, from the coding sequence ATGGTAAAAAAATATAATCCTAAAATTTTTGAACAAAAAATTTACAATTATTGGGAAAAAAATAATTTTTTAAAAAACCAATTTGATGATTCTAAAGAATGTTTTTCTATTATGGTTCCACCACCTAATATTACAGGTTTTTTACATATAGGACATGCATTACAATATACATTAATTGATATATTAGTACGTTATAATAAAATGTTAGGAAAAAATATATTATGTCAGGTAGGATTAGATCATGCTGGTATTGCTACTCAAATTTTAATAGAAAAAAAAATTTTTAATGAAACTGGAAAAACAAAAAATCATTATAGTAAAAAATTTTTATTAGATAATATTTGGAAATGGAAGAATAAATATTCTAAAATTATTTTTCATCAAATGAAAAGTTTAGGTTTATCTACCGATTGGGATAAAACTAGATTTACAATGGATAATAAATTTATTAAATCTGTAAGAACAATTTTTATTACTTTATATAAAAAAAATTTAATTTATAAAAAAAAAAGGTTAATACATTGGGATTTAAAATTAAAAACTGTAATTTCAGATTTAGAGGTAGAACATAAAAAAATTCAAACAAAAATATGGTATATTAAATATTTTTTTACTGAAAAAATTATAACTTTAGATAAAAAAAATTATTTAACAGTAGCTACGACTAGACCTGAAACTTTATTAGCAGATATTGCTATAGCTGTAAATCCATTAGATAAAAGATATAATAATTTAATTGGTAAATTTGTTTTTGTTCCTATAATTAAAAGAAAAATACCTATTATTGCTGATAATTATGCTAAAATAACAAAAGGTACAGGATGTGTAAAAATTAGTCCTGCTCATGATTTTAATGATTATAAAATAGCAATTAAACATAAATTACCTTTAATTAATATTTTAGATTTAAATGGAAATATTTTAAAAACTTTTCAAATATTAAATAAAAATAAAAATTTTATCAATATTAATAGTAATATTCCTAAAAACTTACAAAAAATACATTTTCTTAAAGCAAGAAAAATTATAATTAATGAAATAATTAATACAGGATTATTAGATATATGTAAAACTAAATATACATTAATACCTTTTAGTATTAGAAGTAATACTATTACTGTTCCTATGCTAACAGATCAATGGTATTTAAAAACTAAAATGTTATCTCAAGATGCAATTAATGCAGTAAAAAAAAAAAAAATAGTATTTTTTCCTAAAAAATATAAAAATATGTTTTATTCTTGGATGAATAATATTCAAGATTGGTGTATATCTCGTCAATTAATATGGGGTCATAAAATACCAGTATGGTATGATATAAAAAATAATATTTATGTTGGAAATAATGAAAAAGAAATAAGAAAAAAATATAATTTAAGTCAAGATATATCTTTAAAACAAGATAATAATGTATTAGATACTTGGTTTTCTTCTAGTTTATGGACATTTATTACTTTAAATTGGCCTAATAATAAAAAATTTTTTTTATTTCATCCTACTAATGTTATTATTAGTGGTTTTGACATTATATTTTTCTGGATATCTAGAATGATTATGATGACAATGTATCTTGTTAAAGATAAAAATAATGTATCTCAAATTCCTTTTAAAAATATTTTTTTAACAGGATTAATTAGAGATAAAAAAGGTAATAAAATGTCAAAATCTAAAGGTAATATCATTAATCCTATACATTTTATTCAAGGTACTTCTGATATTAAATTAATAAAAAAAGATAAATGTTATTCTTTTTCTGATAAGAATAAAATATATGGAGCAGATGCTTTAAGATTTACATTAGCTGCATTATCATCTACAGGTCGTGATATTTATTGGGATATAACAAGATTAGAAGGTTATAGAAATTTTTGTAATAAGATTTGGAATGCAAGTATCTTTATTTTAAAAAATATAAAATATGAATTTATAACAATAAAAAAAAATTTATCTTTAATAGATAAATGGATTTGGGCTGAATATCATTTAATTATAGAAAATTATACAAAAGCATTAAATACATATCGTTTTGATAATGCATCTAATATTTTATATAATTTCGTATGGAATAAATTTTGTGATTGGTACTTAGAATATAGTAAAATAATTTTTAGAGAAAAAAATCAATTAAATTACACAGGTACACATTATACATTATATAATATTTTTGAATCTTTATTAAGATTGTCTCATCCAATAATTCCATTTATTACTGAAATTATATGGCAAAAAATTATAAAAAATAAAAAAAATAAAACAAGTATTATGATTCAATCTTTTCCAAAAATTAATAATGATATTTTTATAGAAGAAAATATTATTAATATTTTTAATACATTTGTTAATGTAATTACTATTATTCGTAATTATAGATTAGAAATGAATATTAAAAATAATATAAAAATTAATCTTTATATAAGAAATATAAATGATAAATTTTATCTTTTTTTAAAAAAAAATATAAGTATTTTAAAAAAATTTGTAAATCTTAATAAAATTTTTTTTATAGAAAAAGATACACATTTTCCTAAAAAAACATTAATTAATAATACAAAAAATATTGAGTTTGCTATTCCATTAAATAATCAAATAATTAATCAAAAAAAATTATTAAATAAAATAAATGAAGAAATAAATAATAATAAAAAAATTATGGATTATTTTAAAAAAAATATTCAAAATACATCTTTTTTATCTAAAGCACCAAAAAATATTATAAAAAAATATTTACAAAGATTTAAAAAAAGTAAACTTTTACATAAAGAATTATTACAAAAATTATTTTTAATTCAAAATTTATAA
- the argF gene encoding ornithine carbamoyltransferase: protein MNQFYNKNFLKLSNFSKKEIYTLIKIAKKLKNDKNNNKEKKLLKDKNIILIFEKNSTRTRCSFEIACFDQGANVTFLNTEHSHIRHKESLKDSTKILSQMYNGIGYRGQYHKNIEIIAKYSKIPVWNGLTNEFHPTQILADLLTIKENIKNTDVDQIKLSYIGDINNNISYSLIELSMIIGFKLYLISPQKLQSYNNFYIKNLIKKIQYYPNIHITSNIEEGIKNTDFIYTDIWLSMGEKDSLKSWEKKIKILHNYQVNKKLLEKSENNNIKVMHCLPSLHLYSHYKKLFNNKIISKYNLYNGLEITDDIFESEQSIIFQQAENKIHTIKAIMITSLLKEI, encoded by the coding sequence ATGAATCAATTTTATAATAAAAATTTTTTAAAATTATCAAATTTTTCTAAAAAAGAAATTTATACATTAATTAAAATTGCAAAAAAATTAAAAAATGATAAAAATAATAATAAAGAAAAAAAATTATTAAAAGATAAAAATATTATTCTTATATTTGAAAAAAATTCTACTCGTACTAGATGTTCTTTTGAAATAGCTTGTTTTGATCAAGGAGCAAATGTTACTTTTTTAAATACAGAACACAGTCATATAAGACATAAAGAATCATTAAAAGATTCTACTAAAATTTTAAGTCAAATGTATAATGGCATAGGATATAGAGGACAATATCATAAAAATATTGAAATAATAGCTAAATACTCAAAAATTCCAGTATGGAATGGATTAACAAATGAATTTCATCCTACTCAAATCTTAGCTGATTTACTAACTATAAAAGAAAATATAAAAAATACTGATGTAGATCAAATAAAATTATCTTATATAGGGGATATTAATAATAATATTTCTTATAGTCTTATAGAATTATCAATGATAATTGGTTTTAAATTATATTTAATATCTCCACAAAAATTACAATCATATAATAATTTTTATATTAAAAATTTAATAAAAAAAATACAATACTATCCTAATATTCATATTACTTCTAATATAGAAGAAGGTATAAAAAATACAGATTTTATTTATACAGATATTTGGTTATCTATGGGTGAAAAAGATTCATTAAAATCATGGGAAAAAAAAATAAAAATTTTACATAATTATCAAGTTAATAAAAAACTTTTAGAAAAAAGTGAAAATAATAATATTAAAGTTATGCATTGTTTACCTTCATTACATTTATATAGTCATTATAAAAAATTATTTAATAATAAAATAATATCTAAATATAATTTATATAATGGATTAGAAATAACAGATGATATTTTTGAATCAGAACAAAGTATTATTTTTCAGCAAGCAGAAAACAAAATTCATACAATTAAAGCTATAATGATTACTTCTTTATTAAAAGAAATTTAA
- a CDS encoding Rid family hydrolase, with protein MKNIIHTTKASLPIGYYVQGILLNKIFFISVQIPINPFIGLITLGINKQTFQVLENIRYILKKKFFISKI; from the coding sequence ATGAAAAACATTATTCATACAACAAAAGCATCATTACCTATAGGATATTATGTACAGGGTATTTTATTAAATAAAATATTTTTTATTTCAGTTCAAATACCAATTAATCCATTTATTGGATTAATTACTTTAGGAATTAATAAACAAACATTTCAAGTTTTAGAAAATATTAGATATATTTTAAAAAAAAAATTTTTTATATCAAAAATATAG
- a CDS encoding Rid family hydrolase, with product MKTTIFLKNFYNFSKMNLIYQKYFLEYCKNYSTRTCLEVSKLPKNVKIKIEAFAIRI from the coding sequence GTGAAAACAACTATTTTTTTAAAAAATTTTTATAATTTTAGTAAAATGAATTTAATTTATCAAAAATATTTTTTAGAATATTGTAAAAATTATTCTACTAGGACTTGTTTAGAAGTATCTAAATTACCTAAAAATGTAAAAATTAAAATTGAAGCTTTTGCTATTAGAATATAA
- a CDS encoding extracellular solute-binding protein has protein sequence MLFPITKKYINKKKNYNNTIFFYNWTEYVPQEILNQFTKETGIKIIYSTYDSNESMYTKLKTHKKQSYDLVVPSTYFVSKMKNEGMIQKIKKNKIPNFKNLDPKFLNKSFDINNKYSIPYMWGATAIGVNTNFIDYKQINSWNDLWNPKYYKSISLIDDAKEVFQMSLIKLKLIKDNNINNIYKAFIELKKLMPNVISFNADNPGYPFIEGSVNIGMIWNGSAYIIQKLGIPLKFIWPKEGSIFWMDNFVIPSNAKNVQGALQLINFLLRPDIAAKIVKKIGFSTPNLGARKFLPLEMVNNNILFPNNKIINNGIWQNNNNDNVNKQYEIYFQKLKNL, from the coding sequence ATGTTATTTCCAATAACAAAAAAATATATAAATAAAAAAAAAAATTATAATAATACTATCTTTTTTTATAATTGGACTGAATATGTTCCTCAAGAAATTTTAAACCAATTTACTAAAGAAACAGGAATTAAAATTATTTATTCTACATATGATTCTAATGAAAGTATGTATACTAAATTAAAAACACATAAAAAACAATCATATGATTTAGTAGTACCTTCAACATATTTTGTTTCTAAAATGAAAAATGAAGGTATGATACAAAAAATTAAAAAAAATAAAATACCTAATTTTAAAAATTTAGATCCTAAATTTTTAAATAAATCTTTTGATATTAATAATAAGTATTCCATTCCATACATGTGGGGAGCTACAGCTATAGGTGTAAATACAAATTTTATTGATTATAAACAAATTAATAGTTGGAATGATTTATGGAATCCAAAATATTATAAATCAATTTCTTTAATTGATGATGCTAAAGAAGTATTTCAAATGTCATTAATAAAATTAAAATTAATAAAAGATAATAATATTAATAATATTTATAAAGCTTTTATTGAATTAAAAAAATTAATGCCTAATGTTATTTCTTTTAACGCTGATAATCCTGGATATCCCTTTATTGAAGGATCTGTTAATATAGGAATGATTTGGAACGGATCTGCTTATATTATTCAAAAATTAGGTATACCATTAAAATTTATTTGGCCTAAAGAAGGTAGTATTTTTTGGATGGATAATTTTGTTATTCCTAGTAATGCTAAAAATGTACAAGGAGCTTTACAATTAATAAATTTTTTATTGAGACCTGATATTGCTGCAAAAATAGTTAAAAAAATAGGTTTTTCTACTCCAAATTTAGGAGCTAGAAAATTTTTACCATTAGAAATGGTAAATAATAATATATTATTTCCTAATAATAAAATTATTAACAATGGTATATGGCAAAATAATAATAATGATAATGTAAATAAACAATATGAAATATACTTTCAAAAATTAAAAAATTTGTAA
- the prmB gene encoding 50S ribosomal protein L3 N(5)-glutamine methyltransferase, producing MIIKLNQILKKEIIINELLSIQDVVRWITTCFSKSDLWYGHGSDNPWDEAVNLVLPILGLPPYMWSMVYNSKLSIKERKIIFELVIKRIKERIPVVYLTHKIWFCGYELYIDNRVLIPRSPISELINNKFKSIIPTNYNPKYILDLCTGSGCIAIACAYLFPNSHIDAVDISLDAINVVEYNIQLHGLENRVTPICSNLFEKLPKYTYDLIISNPPYIDKKDISSLPKEYLYEPIIGLVSKNNGIEIIEKIISMYSSFLRKNGILICEVGDKMVNIIEKYPNIYFQWLNIKNGGGNIFKIENK from the coding sequence ATGATAATAAAATTAAATCAAATTTTAAAAAAAGAAATTATAATAAATGAACTTTTATCTATACAAGATGTAGTACGCTGGATAACAACTTGTTTTAGTAAATCAGATTTATGGTATGGACATGGTAGTGATAATCCTTGGGATGAGGCTGTAAATTTAGTTTTACCTATATTAGGATTACCTCCATATATGTGGAGTATGGTTTATAACTCTAAATTATCTATTAAAGAACGTAAAATTATTTTTGAATTAGTTATTAAACGAATAAAAGAAAGAATTCCTGTAGTTTATCTAACACATAAAATTTGGTTTTGTGGATATGAATTATATATTGATAATAGAGTTTTAATACCTAGATCTCCCATTTCTGAACTTATTAATAATAAATTTAAATCTATTATTCCTACTAATTATAATCCTAAATATATATTAGATTTATGTACTGGTAGTGGTTGTATTGCTATTGCATGTGCTTATTTATTTCCTAATTCTCATATAGATGCTGTAGATATATCTTTAGATGCTATTAATGTAGTTGAATATAATATTCAATTACATGGATTAGAAAATCGTGTTACTCCTATATGTAGTAATTTATTTGAAAAATTACCTAAATATACTTATGACCTAATTATTAGTAATCCTCCATATATAGATAAAAAAGATATAAGTTCTTTGCCAAAAGAATACTTATATGAACCTATAATAGGACTAGTTTCTAAAAATAATGGTATAGAAATTATTGAAAAAATAATATCTATGTACTCTTCTTTCTTAAGAAAGAATGGTATTTTAATTTGTGAAGTAGGAGATAAAATGGTTAATATTATAGAAAAATATCCTAATATATATTTTCAATGGTTAAATATAAAAAATGGGGGGGGAAATATATTTAAAATAGAAAATAAATAA